Proteins from a single region of Pseudomonas quebecensis:
- a CDS encoding fimbria/pilus chaperone family protein: MLCAGLCLWVTGAAVADGMLPETTIVVLHEEQGEATINIKNTDAAPALLHAVIENVPEDREALLVVTPPISRVEAGETQLVRFISTATAPLKTQRLKRVSFEGIPQARAAGGATIGITLRQNLPLILHPRGLAVHHSPWELLKWKRSAEQLVVSNDSAYVVRLAPEVLLLPHKALATLPRTYILPGEVLTATVEGRLEGVSAVEIQPATVYGFSADSYQASVSADEG, from the coding sequence GTGTTATGTGCCGGTTTGTGCCTGTGGGTTACCGGCGCTGCGGTAGCTGACGGTATGTTGCCGGAAACTACAATAGTTGTGCTTCATGAAGAGCAGGGCGAGGCCACAATCAACATTAAAAATACCGATGCGGCGCCAGCGCTGCTACACGCCGTCATTGAAAACGTGCCCGAAGACAGGGAAGCGCTGCTGGTGGTGACGCCGCCCATTTCGCGGGTGGAGGCAGGTGAAACCCAGTTGGTGCGCTTCATCAGCACCGCCACGGCGCCTCTGAAAACCCAGCGGTTGAAGCGCGTGTCTTTCGAAGGTATCCCCCAGGCCCGTGCAGCGGGCGGTGCGACCATCGGTATCACCCTGCGCCAGAATTTACCGCTGATCCTGCACCCGCGCGGGCTTGCGGTGCACCACTCTCCCTGGGAACTGCTGAAGTGGAAGCGCTCGGCGGAGCAGCTCGTGGTGTCCAATGACAGTGCCTACGTCGTGCGCCTGGCGCCGGAGGTGCTGCTGCTGCCACACAAGGCCCTGGCGACATTGCCCCGCACTTATATCCTGCCGGGCGAAGTGCTGACGGCAACGGTAGAGGGGCGCCTGGAAGGCGTGTCGGCTGTCGAGATCCAGCCGGCCACGGTCTACGGCTTTTCGGCGGACAGTTACCAGGCGTCGGTCAGCGCCGACGAGGGTTGA
- the ppx gene encoding exopolyphosphatase, with protein sequence MPQSQAKNLSLIAAIDLGSNSFHMVVAKAQNGEIRILERLGEKVQLAAGIDDARQLNEESMQRGLDCLKRFAQLINGMPLGAVRIVGTNALREARNRVEFIRRAEEILGHPVEVISGREEARLIYLGVSHTLADTPGKRLVADIGGGSTEFIIGQRFEPLLRESLQMGCVSYTQRYFKDGKITPARYAQAYTAARLEIMSIEHALHRLTWDEAIGSSGTIRAIGLALKAGGHGTGEVNAEGLAWLKRKLFKLGDAEKIDFDGIKPDRRTIFPAGLAILEAIFDALELQRMDHCDGALREGVLYDLLGRHHHEDVRERTLSSLMERYHVDLEQAARVERKALHAFDQVAEDWDLQDGVWRELLGWAAKVHEVGLDIAHYHYHKHGAYLIEHSDLAGFSREDQQMLALLVRGHRRNIPKDKFAEFGDDGIKLIRLCVLLRFAILFHHIRGTQEMPQVKLRADGDSLEVMFPKGWLDENQLTQADFAQEAEWLTRVGFSLNLR encoded by the coding sequence ATGCCGCAATCCCAAGCCAAGAATCTGTCCCTGATCGCCGCCATCGACCTGGGCTCCAACAGCTTTCACATGGTCGTGGCCAAGGCCCAGAACGGTGAGATCCGCATCCTCGAACGGCTCGGCGAGAAAGTGCAACTGGCTGCCGGGATCGACGATGCCCGCCAGCTCAATGAAGAGTCCATGCAGCGCGGCCTCGATTGTCTCAAGCGCTTTGCTCAATTGATCAACGGCATGCCGCTGGGCGCCGTTCGAATCGTCGGTACCAATGCCCTGCGCGAAGCGCGCAACCGTGTCGAGTTCATCCGCCGCGCCGAAGAGATTCTCGGCCACCCGGTGGAAGTCATCTCCGGTCGTGAGGAAGCACGCCTGATCTACCTCGGCGTGTCGCACACCCTCGCCGACACTCCCGGCAAACGCCTGGTGGCGGACATCGGTGGCGGCAGCACCGAGTTCATCATCGGCCAGCGTTTCGAACCGCTGCTGCGCGAAAGCCTGCAGATGGGCTGCGTCAGCTACACCCAACGTTATTTCAAGGACGGCAAGATCACCCCGGCGCGCTACGCCCAGGCCTACACGGCGGCGCGCCTGGAGATCATGAGCATCGAGCACGCGCTGCACCGCTTGACCTGGGATGAGGCGATCGGCTCGTCCGGCACCATCCGCGCCATCGGCCTGGCCCTCAAGGCGGGTGGGCATGGCACCGGCGAGGTCAACGCCGAAGGCCTGGCGTGGCTCAAGCGCAAGCTGTTCAAGCTGGGGGATGCCGAGAAGATCGACTTCGATGGCATCAAACCCGACCGCCGCACGATTTTCCCGGCCGGCCTGGCGATTCTGGAGGCGATTTTCGACGCCCTCGAACTGCAACGCATGGATCATTGCGACGGCGCCCTGCGCGAAGGCGTGCTGTATGACCTGCTGGGGCGCCACCACCATGAAGACGTGCGCGAACGCACCCTCAGCTCATTGATGGAGCGTTATCACGTCGACCTGGAGCAAGCGGCCCGTGTTGAACGCAAGGCGCTGCATGCCTTCGACCAGGTGGCCGAGGACTGGGACCTGCAGGACGGCGTCTGGCGCGAACTGCTGGGTTGGGCGGCGAAGGTGCATGAGGTGGGCCTGGATATCGCTCACTACCATTACCACAAGCACGGCGCTTACCTGATCGAGCACTCGGACCTGGCCGGCTTCTCCCGGGAAGACCAGCAGATGCTCGCGCTGCTGGTGCGCGGCCATCGCCGTAATATCCCCAAGGACAAATTCGCGGAGTTCGGTGACGATGGCATCAAACTGATTCGACTGTGCGTGCTGCTGCGCTTTGCGATCCTGTTCCACCACATCCGCGGTACCCAGGAAATGCCCCAGGTAAAACTGCGGGCCGATGGCGACAGCCTGGAAGTCATGTTCCCCAAAGGCTGGCTGGATGAAAACCAGTTGACCCAGGCCGATTTTGCCCAGGAAGCGGAGTGGCTGACGCGGGTGGGGTTCAGTCTGAACCTGCGCTAG
- the ppk1 gene encoding polyphosphate kinase 1: MNTEGLSEVAVKDAHPVVEQVTETPPEHEPLAPVVAAEVPVPAPVAPVVNLDDSSLYIHRELSQLQFNIRVLEQALDESYPLLERLKFLLIFSSNLDEFFEIRVAGLKKQITFAREQAGADGLQPHQALARISELVHGHVDRQYAILNDILLPELEKHQVRFIRRRHWTTKIKTWVRRYFRDEIAPIITPIGLDPTHPFPLLVNKSLNFIVELEGIDAFGRDSGLAIIPAPRLLPRIIKVPEEVGGAGDNYVFLSSMIHAHADDLFQGMKVKGCYQFRLTRNADLALDSEDVEDLARALRGELFSRRYGDAVRLEVADTCPKHLSDYLLKQFNLGESELYQVNGPVNLTRLFSITGLDSHPELQYTPFTPQIPKLLQNSENIFSVVSKQDILLLHPFESFTPVVDLLRQAAKDPHVLAVRQTLYRSGANSEIVDALVDAARNGKEVTAVIELRARFDEESNLQLASRLQAAGAVVIYGVVGFKTHAKMMLILRREAGEIVRYAHLGTGNYHAGNAKLYTDYSLLTSDDALCEDVGKLFSQLIGMGKTLRMKKLLHAPFTLKKGMLDMIARETQFALDGKPAHIIAKFNSLTDPKIIRALYKASQSGVRIDLVVRGMCCLRPGIVGVSHNIHVRSIIGRFLEHTRVFYFLNGGEEQMFLSSADWMERNLDKRVETCFPVEGKKLIMRVKKELESYLTDNTHSWSLQSDGRYVRNTPTGNQNPRSAQATLLEKLGSPILAVN; this comes from the coding sequence ATGAATACCGAAGGACTCTCCGAAGTTGCCGTAAAAGACGCCCACCCGGTGGTGGAGCAAGTCACCGAGACGCCGCCGGAACATGAGCCGCTCGCCCCCGTCGTCGCCGCTGAAGTGCCGGTGCCGGCCCCGGTGGCGCCGGTGGTCAACCTGGATGACAGCAGCCTGTACATCCACCGCGAGCTGTCGCAACTGCAATTCAACATCCGCGTGCTGGAGCAGGCGCTGGATGAGTCCTACCCCTTGCTGGAGCGGCTGAAATTCCTGCTGATCTTCTCCAGCAACTTGGATGAGTTCTTCGAGATCCGCGTCGCCGGCCTCAAGAAACAAATCACCTTCGCCCGTGAACAGGCGGGTGCCGACGGTTTGCAGCCGCACCAGGCCCTGGCGCGCATCAGTGAGCTGGTCCACGGCCATGTGGATCGCCAATACGCGATCCTCAACGATATTCTGCTGCCGGAACTGGAAAAACATCAGGTCCGCTTTATCCGTCGCCGGCACTGGACCACCAAGATCAAGACCTGGGTGCGTCGCTACTTCCGCGACGAAATCGCGCCGATCATCACCCCCATCGGCCTCGACCCCACGCACCCGTTCCCGTTGCTGGTCAACAAGAGCTTGAACTTCATCGTCGAACTGGAAGGCATCGACGCCTTCGGTCGCGACTCCGGCCTGGCGATCATCCCGGCGCCGCGCTTGCTGCCACGGATCATTAAGGTACCGGAAGAGGTGGGGGGCGCTGGCGACAACTATGTATTCCTGTCGTCGATGATCCACGCCCACGCCGATGACCTGTTCCAGGGCATGAAGGTCAAGGGCTGCTACCAGTTCCGCCTGACCCGTAACGCCGACCTGGCGCTGGATTCCGAAGATGTCGAAGACTTGGCGCGCGCGTTGCGCGGCGAGCTGTTTTCGCGGCGTTACGGCGATGCGGTGCGTCTGGAAGTGGCCGATACCTGCCCCAAGCACCTGTCGGACTACCTGCTCAAGCAGTTCAACCTGGGCGAGAGCGAGCTGTACCAGGTCAATGGCCCGGTCAACCTCACGCGCCTGTTCAGCATCACCGGCCTGGACAGCCACCCGGAGCTGCAATACACGCCATTCACTCCGCAGATCCCCAAGCTGTTGCAAAACAGCGAGAACATTTTCAGCGTGGTGAGCAAGCAGGACATTCTGCTGCTGCACCCCTTCGAGTCGTTTACGCCGGTGGTCGACCTGCTGCGTCAGGCCGCCAAAGACCCCCATGTATTGGCGGTGCGTCAGACCCTGTACCGCTCCGGCGCCAATTCGGAAATCGTCGATGCGCTGGTAGACGCCGCGCGTAACGGCAAGGAAGTCACCGCTGTTATCGAACTGCGTGCGCGGTTCGACGAAGAGTCCAACCTGCAACTGGCCAGCCGCCTGCAGGCCGCAGGCGCGGTGGTGATCTACGGTGTGGTGGGCTTCAAGACCCACGCCAAGATGATGCTGATTCTGCGTCGCGAGGCCGGTGAAATCGTGCGCTATGCCCACTTGGGTACGGGTAACTACCACGCCGGCAACGCCAAGCTCTACACCGACTACAGCCTGCTGACCTCCGACGACGCCTTGTGCGAAGACGTCGGCAAGTTGTTCAGCCAGCTGATCGGCATGGGCAAGACCTTGCGCATGAAAAAGCTGCTGCATGCGCCGTTTACGCTGAAAAAGGGCATGCTCGACATGATTGCCCGCGAAACCCAGTTCGCCCTCGACGGCAAGCCGGCGCACATCATTGCCAAGTTCAACTCGCTGACCGACCCGAAAATCATTCGTGCGCTGTACAAGGCCAGTCAATCCGGCGTGCGCATCGACCTGGTGGTGCGTGGCATGTGCTGCCTGCGTCCGGGGATCGTTGGGGTTTCGCACAACATCCATGTGCGGTCGATCATTGGCCGCTTCCTGGAACACACCCGCGTGTTCTACTTCCTCAACGGCGGCGAAGAGCAGATGTTCCTCTCCAGCGCCGACTGGATGGAGCGCAACCTCGATAAGCGCGTCGAGACCTGTTTCCCGGTGGAAGGCAAGAAGCTGATCATGCGGGTCAAGAAGGAGCTGGAAAGTTATCTGACCGATAACACTCACAGCTGGAGCCTACAGTCCGACGGGCGCTATGTGCGCAACACCCCGACCGGCAACCAGAACCCGCGCAGCGCGCAGGCGACGTTGTTGGAGAAGTTGGGTAGCCCGATTCTGGCGGTGAACTAG
- a CDS encoding fimbria/pilus outer membrane usher protein codes for MSNLSNNRRAAPSWACRPSLLVGVATLWSLPGAVPALELGEGFDLAALTTHGIDPKVSDYFRTAARFREGVQVVGLRVNGNPLGLVDARFDAQGQLCFTADLLDKAGLVKPRALVREGAKAEQGCHDFLADFPTTMVRLRPGSDEVALVVPTQSLREPQWESGQFATGGAAGLFNYDVQGFDSHSRSGTSQFVSAYTEAGFNVGDWIVRSRQYYVSDNGKARTEHQSAFVQRDIAALQSTFQAGQISSNNPLFGGLQLSGVQFSPDGQSRVPAGSNNAVVEGLAQSQSRIEVRQSGALIHSTLVPQGPFRLTGLPLLNGTSDLEVSVIDVRGGKRSFVVPAASFAGAAPAAPGYYFSLGKVREQAADAAPPPVVAMGGGTWGLGRDSSAGFGLLSTEDYWSAGGTLSSVFFQRVSVGARHNQSRDSLNAISGSRSSVSVSSPVHANIDLNLSATTQTQGYREVLEAGRPVKSGDLDSRFKNQYTAGVSWLDPTLGAFSLGYTRGAQFDGQAAEHLFASWNKSFRYADVGLIADSQVGGTRARRDVDTGDNRRDSTLDDDLFVRLQVSVPLGGDRRVSSYVSRRGQQSRAGSALTERVNDYVNYDIGVERDLSAREQTLHGQLNLMPRFTRMGLGVSHDSQGSTYSGQLQGGVVAHGGGVTFSPYTVQDTFGIVSVGDIGAARISTPHGPVWTDFSGQAVIPGLPAYTDSRIEVQTQSLPKKVDLKNGTKVLAASRGSVNNVAFDVVKVRRMLVTGRDEQGRPLPQGASVFDKNNRFLTSVVGEGMIFLNDANDSQELRVSVSQAATCLLKLTPGTQPDHDKFYETTSAVCHGG; via the coding sequence ATGAGCAACCTGTCGAATAACCGGCGCGCGGCACCTTCCTGGGCGTGTCGACCGAGCCTGCTTGTGGGCGTCGCGACGTTATGGAGCTTGCCTGGCGCTGTGCCTGCACTGGAACTGGGCGAGGGATTCGACCTGGCGGCGCTGACCACCCACGGTATTGACCCGAAAGTCTCCGATTACTTCCGCACGGCGGCGCGTTTTCGCGAAGGTGTCCAGGTGGTCGGCCTGCGGGTCAATGGCAACCCGCTTGGGCTGGTAGATGCTCGTTTCGACGCCCAGGGGCAGTTGTGCTTTACCGCGGATTTGCTGGATAAGGCCGGGCTGGTCAAGCCCCGCGCCCTCGTTCGAGAAGGGGCCAAGGCGGAGCAGGGCTGTCATGATTTTCTCGCCGATTTCCCCACCACCATGGTGCGGCTGCGGCCCGGCAGCGATGAAGTCGCATTGGTGGTGCCCACGCAGTCGTTGCGCGAACCGCAATGGGAGAGCGGGCAGTTCGCCACGGGCGGTGCCGCGGGGTTGTTCAATTATGACGTACAAGGCTTCGATAGCCACTCGCGCAGCGGCACCAGCCAATTCGTGTCGGCGTATACGGAAGCGGGTTTCAACGTCGGTGACTGGATCGTTCGCAGTCGCCAGTATTACGTTTCCGATAACGGCAAGGCCCGCACCGAGCACCAGAGTGCCTTTGTGCAGCGGGATATCGCGGCGCTGCAGTCGACTTTTCAAGCCGGTCAGATATCCAGCAATAACCCTCTGTTCGGCGGCCTCCAGCTGTCCGGCGTGCAGTTCTCGCCGGATGGTCAATCGCGCGTGCCGGCGGGCAGCAACAATGCGGTCGTGGAGGGGCTGGCCCAAAGTCAGTCGCGGATTGAAGTGCGCCAGTCCGGCGCGTTGATCCACAGCACGCTGGTGCCCCAGGGGCCTTTCCGGCTCACGGGGCTGCCGTTGCTCAACGGCACCAGCGACCTGGAAGTCAGCGTGATTGATGTGCGCGGTGGCAAGCGCAGTTTCGTGGTGCCGGCAGCGTCGTTTGCCGGGGCTGCGCCTGCGGCGCCGGGCTATTACTTTTCGTTGGGTAAGGTGCGTGAGCAGGCCGCTGACGCAGCGCCGCCGCCGGTTGTTGCCATGGGCGGCGGCACCTGGGGCCTGGGGCGCGATTCATCGGCGGGCTTTGGTTTGTTGAGCACCGAGGACTACTGGTCGGCCGGTGGCACCCTGAGCAGCGTGTTTTTCCAGCGGGTTTCGGTGGGCGCGCGTCATAACCAGTCCCGAGACAGCCTCAATGCCATTTCCGGGTCTCGCAGCAGCGTGAGCGTGAGCAGCCCGGTGCATGCCAACATAGACCTCAACCTCAGCGCCACCACCCAGACCCAGGGGTATCGCGAGGTGCTGGAGGCGGGTCGTCCGGTCAAATCCGGCGACTTGGATTCGCGCTTCAAGAATCAGTACACGGCAGGCGTGAGTTGGCTCGATCCCACGCTGGGTGCCTTTTCACTTGGCTACACCCGTGGCGCTCAATTTGACGGGCAAGCGGCAGAGCACCTGTTCGCTTCCTGGAACAAGTCGTTCAGATACGCCGACGTTGGCTTGATCGCCGATTCGCAGGTCGGCGGCACCCGAGCGCGTCGTGACGTCGACACCGGCGACAACCGGCGCGACTCGACGCTCGACGATGACCTGTTCGTGCGACTGCAGGTCAGCGTGCCGCTGGGTGGGGATCGTCGTGTCAGCAGCTACGTCAGCCGCCGTGGGCAGCAGTCCCGGGCGGGTTCGGCGCTCACCGAGCGGGTCAACGATTACGTGAACTACGACATAGGCGTGGAGCGTGACCTCAGTGCGCGCGAGCAAACATTGCATGGCCAGTTGAACCTGATGCCACGGTTTACCCGGATGGGGCTTGGGGTCAGCCACGATTCGCAAGGCAGTACTTATTCCGGGCAGTTGCAAGGCGGTGTCGTCGCTCACGGCGGCGGGGTGACCTTCTCGCCCTACACCGTGCAGGACACCTTTGGCATTGTCTCGGTCGGCGACATTGGCGCTGCCAGAATCAGCACTCCGCACGGGCCGGTATGGACCGACTTCAGCGGGCAGGCGGTGATCCCGGGCTTGCCGGCCTATACCGATAGCCGAATCGAAGTGCAGACCCAGTCCCTGCCAAAAAAGGTGGATTTGAAGAACGGCACCAAAGTACTCGCCGCCAGCCGCGGCTCGGTCAATAACGTGGCATTCGATGTGGTGAAAGTGCGTCGCATGTTGGTCACCGGTCGCGATGAGCAAGGCCGACCGCTGCCTCAGGGGGCTTCGGTGTTCGACAAGAACAACCGCTTCCTGACCAGCGTGGTGGGCGAGGGCATGATTTTCCTGAATGACGCGAACGACTCACAGGAACTGCGGGTTTCAGTGTCGCAGGCTGCCACGTGCCTGCTCAAGCTCACGCCCGGCACCCAGCCGGACCATGACAAGTTCTACGAAACGACATCGGCGGTGTGCCATGGTGGTTAA
- a CDS encoding DUF1120 domain-containing protein, giving the protein MKRIVGLTFGIACLAAALNAHATTGAELIVRGTIKPAACNLSLSAGGIIDYGNIPSGSLLPTAFNPLSPKTAPLSVSCGTTPAKFGLRFVDLQASSKVTGILGDLGTGYTEAHNYGLGTVAGRKTGGFAINLKDLRTSSTTLYPIMRVGTTGTWQNSDGKVAQSPSQYSWRNGATVTPASITQLTGTLEVRAVINKGQDLDLGRDTVIDGRATLELSYI; this is encoded by the coding sequence ATGAAAAGAATTGTTGGATTGACTTTCGGGATCGCATGCCTGGCTGCGGCCCTCAATGCTCACGCAACCACCGGCGCCGAACTGATCGTCAGGGGTACGATCAAACCGGCCGCATGTAATCTTAGCCTGAGCGCAGGTGGCATTATTGACTACGGCAATATCCCTTCCGGCTCATTGCTGCCAACGGCATTCAACCCACTGTCGCCAAAAACCGCGCCCCTGAGTGTCAGTTGCGGCACCACTCCAGCCAAGTTCGGCTTGAGATTCGTCGATCTGCAGGCCAGCAGCAAGGTGACGGGCATCCTGGGGGATCTGGGTACGGGCTATACCGAGGCGCACAACTATGGCCTGGGCACCGTAGCTGGTCGCAAGACCGGCGGTTTCGCGATTAACCTCAAGGACCTGCGTACGTCCAGCACCACCCTTTACCCCATCATGCGTGTCGGTACAACGGGTACCTGGCAAAACTCGGACGGCAAGGTTGCCCAGTCGCCCAGCCAGTACTCGTGGCGCAATGGCGCGACCGTGACTCCGGCGTCGATCACCCAATTGACCGGAACCCTGGAAGTGAGGGCCGTCATCAATAAGGGGCAGGACTTGGATCTAGGTCGCGATACCGTCATTGATGGGCGTGCGACGCTTGAGCTGAGTTACATCTAA
- a CDS encoding amino acid ABC transporter ATP-binding protein, whose amino-acid sequence MPLLRISALHKYYGDHHVLKGIDLTVEEGQVVAIIGRSGSGKSTLLRTLNGLESINDGVIEVDGEYLDAARADLRSLRQKVGMVFQQFNLFPHLTVGENVMLAPQVVQKVPKAKAAQLARQMLERVGLGEKFDAFPDRLSGGQQQRVAIARALAMSPKVLLCDEITSALDPELVNEVLSVVRQLAKDGMTLIMVTHEMRFAREVGDKLVFMHQGKVHEAGDPKQLFAHPRTPEFANFIGSVEQSG is encoded by the coding sequence ATGCCTCTGCTTAGAATTTCCGCCCTGCATAAGTATTACGGCGATCATCACGTCCTCAAGGGCATCGACCTGACGGTAGAAGAAGGCCAGGTGGTGGCGATCATCGGCCGCAGTGGCTCGGGCAAATCCACCTTGCTGCGCACCCTCAATGGCCTGGAGTCGATCAACGATGGGGTGATCGAAGTCGACGGTGAATACCTCGACGCCGCCCGCGCCGACCTGCGCAGCCTGCGGCAGAAGGTCGGCATGGTATTCCAGCAATTCAATCTTTTCCCGCACCTGACCGTGGGGGAGAACGTCATGCTGGCGCCGCAGGTGGTACAGAAAGTGCCCAAGGCCAAGGCGGCACAGCTGGCAAGGCAGATGTTGGAGCGCGTGGGCCTGGGCGAGAAGTTCGACGCTTTCCCTGATCGGCTGTCCGGTGGCCAGCAACAGCGCGTGGCTATCGCGCGCGCCCTGGCCATGTCACCCAAGGTGCTGCTGTGCGATGAAATCACCTCGGCCCTGGACCCGGAATTGGTCAATGAAGTGCTCAGCGTGGTGCGCCAACTGGCCAAGGACGGCATGACATTAATCATGGTGACCCACGAAATGCGCTTTGCTCGGGAAGTCGGCGACAAGCTGGTATTCATGCACCAGGGCAAGGTGCATGAAGCAGGCGACCCAAAGCAGCTATTCGCCCACCCCCGAACCCCCGAGTTCGCCAACTTCATCGGCTCAGTGGAACAGTCGGGCTGA
- a CDS encoding amino acid ABC transporter permease: MSDFSFWDIVRNLLTGLQWTLLLSLVAFVGGGVIGMLVMILRISRTAFTRNIARLYIELFQGTPLLMQLFLVFFGIALLGVDISPWLAAAIALTLFTSAYLAEIWRGCVDSIAHGQWEASASLALNPLEQLRYVILPQALRIAVAPTVGFSVQVVKGTAVTSIIGFTELTKTGGMLANATFEPFMVYGLVALGYFLLCYPLSLSARYLERRLHASA; the protein is encoded by the coding sequence ATGAGTGATTTTTCCTTCTGGGACATCGTGCGCAACCTGCTGACCGGCCTGCAATGGACGCTGTTGCTGTCGCTGGTGGCATTCGTAGGGGGTGGCGTGATCGGTATGCTGGTGATGATCCTGCGCATCAGCCGCACGGCGTTTACGCGCAATATCGCGCGCCTCTATATAGAACTGTTCCAGGGCACGCCGCTGCTGATGCAGTTGTTCCTGGTGTTTTTCGGCATAGCCCTGCTCGGTGTGGATATATCGCCCTGGCTGGCGGCCGCGATTGCCCTGACGCTGTTTACCAGCGCCTACCTCGCCGAGATCTGGCGCGGGTGCGTCGACTCCATCGCCCATGGGCAATGGGAAGCATCGGCCAGCCTGGCCCTCAACCCGCTTGAGCAACTGCGCTACGTGATCCTGCCCCAGGCCCTGCGCATTGCCGTAGCGCCGACGGTGGGATTCTCCGTGCAAGTGGTCAAAGGCACGGCGGTCACCTCGATTATCGGCTTCACCGAACTGACCAAGACCGGCGGCATGCTCGCCAACGCCACGTTCGAACCCTTCATGGTGTATGGCCTGGTGGCCCTTGGTTATTTCCTGCTCTGCTACCCCCTGTCCCTCAGCGCGCGCTACCTGGAAAGGAGACTGCATGCCTCTGCTTAG